One stretch of Candida orthopsilosis Co 90-125, chromosome 3 draft sequence DNA includes these proteins:
- a CDS encoding Glo2 protein (S. cerevisiae homolog GLO2 has hydroxyacylglutathione hydrolase activity, has role in methylglyoxal catabolic process to D-lactate, cellular carbohydrate metabolic process and localizes to cytoplasm) translates to MIFRSFTTSRVLNSITQFRKMHIESIPMRWGSGDNYSYLLIDDKSKNAWLIDSAVPEEVTSYINSKKLQYELKAIVNTHHHYDHSDGNPYFHKKYPDLPIIAGKDSPLVTYTPSHEEVIDLGDNLSITALHTPCHTQDSICYYVKDAKTGEKAVFTGDTLFISGCGRFFEGTGAEMNVALNKILAKLPKDTKVYPGHEYTKSNVKFSSKILQNDAIVKLKLFCEENEYTTGKSTIGDELQYNPFMRLTDPQVQEKTGLVDPDKVMDKLREMKNNS, encoded by the coding sequence aTGATCTTTAGGTCTTTCACAACTTCAAGAGTTCTCAATTCCATCACACAATTTCGTAAAATGCatattgaatcaattcCTATGAGATGGGGGCTGGGGGATAATTACTCTTACTTGTTAATTGACGATAAATCGAAAAATGCTTGGTTAATTGATTCAGCAGTTCCTGAAGAAGTTACATCATATATCAATTCCAAGAAGCTCCAATATGAATTGAAAGCAATTGTTAATACCCATCATCATTATGATCATTCTGATGGTAACCCATATTTCCATAAAAAGTATCCTGATTTGCCAATTATTGCTGGAAAGGATTCTCCATTGGTTACATATACTCCATCACATGAAGAAGTGATAGATTTGGGGGATAATTTATCCATTACTGCTTTACATACACCTTGTCATACTCAAGATTCGATATGCTATTATGTCAAAGATGCCAAAACGGGTGAAAAGGCTGTTTTTACGGGAGACACGTTGTTCATTAGTGGCTGTGGTCGGTTCTTTGAAGGCACTGGTGCAGAAATGAATGTGGCATTGAATAAGATATTGGCGAAGTTGCCTAAGGATACTAAAGTTTATCCAGGACACGAGTAcaccaaatcaaatgttaaattttcaagcaagattttacaaaatgaCGCCATtgtaaagttgaaattgttttgtgAGGAGAATGAATACACTACCGGTAAGTCGAccattggtgatgaattaCAGTATAACCCATTTATGAGGTTAACTGATCCACAAGTGCAAGAAAAAACCGGGTTGGTTGATCCCGATAAAGTGATGGACAAACTACGTGAAATGAAGAACAACTCATAG
- a CDS encoding Oca2 protein (S. cerevisiae homolog OCA2 localizes to) has protein sequence MTDASPPSQLESSNKDSATLPQSKSIQDQPAPPTIIESQIHLNLVPPLNFSLVEDGIYRSGFPMEINYPFLQQLNLKTIIYLGDLGHEISSSTTTKKKKKKDKDGSTEIFNQYVNWIESQNGITFHNLLIESSQEPFNKSQENEQSLKSLTTALHLILDKSNYPILIHSNKGKHRTGLFIGLMRKLLQGWCLSGIFEEYEKFAMGKFEYDLELIEIWQPELLIDDTKKPNFVRL, from the coding sequence ATGACTGATGCAAGCCCGCCATCTCAGCTAGAATCCTCCAATAAAGATTCAGCTACTCTACCACAGAGCAAATCAATACAAGATCAACCCGcaccaccaacaatcaTAGAATCACAGATTCATCTAAATCTTGTCCCACCATTGAACTTCTCACTAGTTGAAGATGGTATTTATCGATCTGGCTTTCCCATGGAAATCAACTACCCCTTTTTACAACAACTTAATCTAAAGACAATTATATACCTAGGTGACTTGGGGCATGAAATATCCTCCtctaccaccaccaaaaagaaaaaaaagaaggataAAGACGGCTCTACTGAGATCTTCAATCAATACGTCAATTGGATTGAGAGTCAAAATGGGATCACATTCCATAACCTCCTAATCGAATCATCACAAGAGccattcaacaaatcacaaGAAAATGAACAAAGCTTGAAAAGTTTAACCACAGCACTACATTTAAttcttgataaatcaaaCTATCCCATCTTAATCCATTCAAATAAAGGCAAACACCGTACTGGATTGTTTATTGGGTTAATGAGAAAATTACTTCAAGGATGGTGTCTTTCTGGTATATTTGAGGAATATGAGAAATTTGCCATGGGGAAATTTGAAtatgatttggaattgattgaaatttggcAACCGGAGTTGTTGATCGATGATACAAAGAAGCCAAACTTTGTACGATTGTGA
- a CDS encoding Tim23 protein (involved in mitochondrial matrix protein import), translating into MSWIFGKPQQSSSTDDSLKEKLGFDPKEVSDVQTIISTPGSINTGNNDTSNSSSSSSYAALLHPLAGLDKGIEYLDLEEEKLNQVEGSQGLIPSRSWTDDLCYGTGAVYLIGLGLGGLSGFQHGLKTLPANSPGKVQLNHILNNITKRGPFLGNNAGVLALTYNLIDSSLDGVRGKHDDVNSVVAGALAGALFRSSRGLKPMAYSSVLMAGAAGLWCGIKHSLK; encoded by the coding sequence ATGTCCTGGATATTCGGTaaaccacaacaatcatcatcaactgatgACTCACTTAAAGAGAAATTGGGATTCGATCCAAAAGAAGTCTCCGATGTCCAAACCATCATATCAACACCTGGCTCAATCAACACCGGCAATAACGACACATCCAATAgctcctcctcctcctcatACGCAGCTTTACTCCATCCATTGGCTGGATTAGACAAGGGAATCGAATACTTGGATCTcgaagaagaaaaattaaaccAAGTTGAAGGATCACAAGGTTTAATTCCTAGTAGATCATGGACTGATGATTTATGTTATGGAACTGGTGCCGTATACCTTATTGGATTAGGACTTGGTGGATTGTCAGGTTTCCAACATGGTTTAAAAACATTACCAGCAAACTCACCAGGAAAAGTTCAATTGAACCacattttgaacaatattACCAAGAGGGGACCATTTTTGGGCAACAATGCTGGTGTTTTGGCCTTGACTTATAATCTTATTGATTCTAGTTTGGATGGTGTAAGGGGTAAACATGATGACGTGAATTCAGTGGTGGCGGGTGCATTGGCTGGTGCGTTGTTTAGAAGTAGTAGGGGTTTGAAACCTATGGCTTATTCGAGTGTGTTGATGGCTGGTGCTGCTGGATTATGGTGTGGTATTAAGCACAGCTTAAAGTAG
- a CDS encoding Smm1 dihydrouridine synthase, with product MLKRMVDYTNRVCLAPMVRSGELPMRLLALKYDCDLVWSPELIDKKLISTTRVENTKLGTIDYIAQNNHSNNNNNAKKQAHHETVVFRKHSDETGKLILQLGTSDPDLAVEAAQKVVQDVDGIDLNCGCPKSFSTHSGMGAELLKTPDLLCSILNNLVTKVGKPNGKPISCKIRLLPNYEASRKLVEQICSTTGIANLTIHCRTPIMRNRQDPIWNYLPKLIPLIESYGISVILNGNFQSRLDLETIQQALNNDRLSIMIAEAAESNPSVFVKSESGKSVQPQHQLINEIYEIGSKYHLYSGIKFMVMNIIPGKSKYYQKFSQSKNFEQMKKVIDELSSDEEGKSKDKIFQIMNKHCQKSNFFNDSVAFETSVVGQRRQEIKQFFQNWNEDEMLKDLNDSPTKRTMEIPKHKEKRQKIQGGHKQQKQQNEETFGIDADAKLEAQAVATNQVNEQKVQAV from the coding sequence ATGCTAAAGAGGATGGTCGACTATACTAATAGAGTATGTCTTGCCCCAATGGTCAGAAGTGGTGAACTTCCAATGCGACTACTAGCGCTCAAATACGATTGTGATTTAGTTTGGTCTCCGGAATTGATtgacaagaaattgatatcAACTACACGGGTTGAAAATACAAAACTAGGGACTATTGACTACATTGCGCAGAATAATCACAGcaacaataataacaaTGCAAAGAAGCAAGCTCACCACGAGACTGTTGTTTTTCGAAAACACTCTGATGAAACTGGCAAACTCATTTTACAATTGGGTACTTCTGATCCTGATCTAGCAGTTGAAGCTGCCCAAAAAGTGGTGCAAGATGTCGATGGAATAGATTTAAATTGTGGATGTCCTAAATCCTTTTCAACTCATTCAGGAATGGGTGCTgaacttttgaaaactcCTGATTTgctttgttcaattttgaacaatttggtCACCAAAGTTGGTAAACCAAACGGTAAACCCATAAGTTGTAAAATCCGTTTATTACCCAACTATGAAGCGTCGCGGAAATTAGTAGAGcaaatttgttcaactaCTGGAATTGCTAATTTGACAATACATTGTCGTACTCCAATAATGAGAAATCGACAAGATCCTATCTGGAATTATTTACCCAAATTGATTCCCTTGATTGAATCATATGGAATAAGTGTGATATTAAATGGAAATTTCCAATCGCGGTTGGATTTAGAGACGATTCAACAAGCTTTAAATAATGATAGGCTAAGTATCATGATTGCTGAAGCTGCCGAATCCAATCCATCAGTATTTGTCAAACTGGAGAGTGGGAAATCAGTACAGccacaacatcaattaaTCAACGaaatttatgaaattggttcaaaatatcatttGTATTCCGGTATCAAATTTATGGTTATGAATATCATTCCTGGAAAATCGAAATATTATCAGAAATTCTCCCAACTGAAAAACTTTGAACAAATGAAGAAagtcattgatgaattgagcTCGGACGAAGAAGGGAAACTGAAGgataaaattttccaaattatGAATAAACATTGTCAAAAACtgaattttttcaatgattcagTTGCTTTTGAAACTTCTGTGGTTGGTCAACGACGTCaagaaattaaacaattttttcaaaattggaatgaagatgaaatgttgaaagatttgaatgattcTCCAACTAAAAGAACTATGGAAATACCAAAACATAAAGAAAAGAGGCAAAAGATACAAGGAGGCCATAAACAACAGAAGCAACAAAACGAAGAGACGTTTGGTATCGATGCGGATGCAAAACTTGAAGCTCAAGCTGTAGCCACTAACCAAGTAAATGAGCAAAAAGTACAAGctgtttga